The genomic DNA ttagtgggcatTCATTTTCTAGAACAATtagattatttgcttccgctgtgcaatgaagataccagtccagtcacgccatgctctgataattcggggtgtgacagattggtatcagagctataggttacagcgaatagggttctctgtagagatacctaggctctaacctcataTTTCTATGGGGACTTAGATTATTAAAACGTTGAATACATACAGAAAGCCTAAGACTCGAACATGGTCTCTAACCGTTGCCGAGAAACAAAtagtcaaaattttgttttcaaacatacgctattgTGGTGTTTATACATGGTACACAAAAACAGTCGCATACAGTACACaaaactctgagagtttaggaaacatgcattcaagaccttcggaaactcatgttgaagttcattaaaggtcatcacgtacgaaccgcgaatattaactcgggcACACACTATTATTCATATTttctatgatattttaacttcccgagcaggcatcctacgcataacgaaacgctagtgcacaggtatacgtgaaacttaagctatacatcaacggaggttaaagtacgtcacatacgacttTCGAGGAAGCGGCAGTTTGGCACGCGATCCTGCAAACGACACGAGTCATGCTAAGGAGAAGACATATGTCTCCGCAGTCCCCCTAACTCAATAATGACGAATACGCCATGtttgacattccatggtaatgtcacctaacaactggtcgtcacatgcaaccccaggtaaagtccttaaatatcttttattgaaatttcgactttcacatttactgagtagattttcgcatctcttctcctcttaatggtcattgcatCACAATAACTTCTTCATTATAGCGAATGttcatttgcttcatttcttgaaaattcatatgttacgcatgcatcgtttgttatgcatgtggtttcgtttcgaataaagcGTTTCATTGAAGCTCAAATATTGTTTCGCTAAATCTTATTGTTGATTTGTGATTAGAATGACCtgcattattgtaattgttggcttcTTCGTTATCAggtcaacacattttcttgaaatccctttcttttcaagttacatacatggttttcattgtgaccatgccgaaagttttcttgtcGATACATGCAATTATTGTCGACTTGCGCCGAAGTcaaattcaattgtttgaacttgttcatttcacatatttaattcaagacaccatatgatgtattgaaaacatcatattcgaattcgttttaacaagcgtttcattgttctgagtcgtagtagatttgtttggtttatgactccattaagtcgtttgttgatttcgacaccttgtggtgacattttcactaaattgaagcttgcgctaatctcatgcacggatttaattGTCTGTTTATTGATTTAGACTAAATCCGCTTCGGTTTATTATCGCgctttcatttgacttcaaacacaggtgatacttatttgatcaccactattattgaattttttttttgatccCTACGACACCTTGTGGAGTCGGTAGAACTTGTAGCTCGGGCTGATCATGATcaagcgtttcatgcaaaactatTTCGTTTGGGCTTGTTGATTCTAAGCTTCTCCCAGCGAATGTTACTATTTCTAACATTCATTTGCATATTGTAAACGTCTATTTGGAATTCCATTGGTCGAAATTCCGCTTTTATTGGACCCCTGTTAACTTGGTCACACTAGTGACTGTATCAGTATGCCCCGTTTCCTTTGACATTATTCCTAATTACTTACATATAACGTAACTCTAAGGAGTTgacgtagtctaaatttcgaggacgaaattttattaacagggggagaatgtgacaaccggtaatttacgcccctaattacgtgattaacaagcGATTTACGCGAcataaatagtgtttacagccCAAataaacttaattaggcctttggagtgcctaggaacgtccatacgactttacagtgcgcgaacggtggTTTACAGAGAAACCTACGAAACGTTAAACGGCAACGGATTGAAACCGAAcagaatactgacaacgccgacaaatacagATTTTCTACGAATATTCTATAATTATGAGTTAACTTTGTGAATTTATTTCGCTTCCGTGCATCGCAAAACGCACACAAGAACGAGAAAACGCGACTGCAGAAAACATACCGGTAACGAAACGGAAGCATCGGACACGCGCATTACCTTCGAAACTTAAATATTTCGATATACTTTGTTTCGGAATTTAATTTTAACAATCGTCAATGAAACCAGACCGAAAAACGAATTTAAGACGACAATGGCGCGATTTTACGCGGTTATTACCGTAACAGACAACAAACATGCAAACATCGACTATCGACCCTAAATTTTCGCGTTTAATACTAAAATTTTATTCTTTGACGTTCCGACAATTTCGAGGTTTCGAAAGCGGGTTCGTGCGATTTAACGGGCCACTTAAAACGCGAGccttgggcttgtgggccttgggcccaagcccaaagcccattaGCAAGTCTTAATTATATAAAGGAGCCTACCCCTTTACTGTTGtttcatttgttacaaaacaaacAGACAAACACCCTCACACACAACCGAACTCTCTCTCCCTCTGTTAATCTTCCCGGCGACTCAACCGGCGGAGCCGGCCGGTGCGCGGCGGCGCCGCCGCCGGTGGCGGAGCTCCGGCAGTCCCTTCTCCGGTCACACACCTCCCCTTCGCCCTTTGTCCTCCTCCGATCTACACCCCCTCCCCCCTTTTTGCGATCCAGAaacggaccaccaccaccacaaaccGGTGGTGGTACGACGGCGCTACAGAGAaacacgagagagagagagaccgagaGAGATAGAGAACCGGCGGTCGGAGTCTCGGACCGCCGGTCGGTTCTGTTATCCGGTGGCGATTCGCTTATCCGGTGGTCAATGTTTTTATCCGACAAGCTCCTGTTCAGATTCGCGTTCAGGTTTAAAGTTCATCTCAGATTTCAAGTCTCAGGTCCGGGTCAGATTCaacgggttcgggttcgggttcgggtcaaacccggttgacccggtcaacacccgagtcaactcgggtcaaaaGTAGGTCAAGCACGGTCAACATGGGTCAGACGGTTCGTGTAGGTCGGTTCGGGTCAGCCGGTTCGAGTCGGATCATGAAGTAgttcggttgactcggtcaaaccgagtcaactcggtcaaaccgagtcaactcggtcaaaccgagtcaactcggtcaactcagtcaacagaTCGACGTGAAGAGTGGTAAAGTCTTAGCGGCGAACACATtggttttatattgtttttatatTAAATACGTGAGACACGAGCTCGAACCAATCGATAAAATTATACTTTACATCTTTACATATTTGACGAAACCCAATAAACTTATTATATTGATTGaatcttgattgattttgaaaaataacgacaacttgtgttgtcggggatgtccaaaaacagaggaaactctgcccgtttttcgagaaaatctgtAAAATAAAGGGCgtttatttataaaacaaaacatgttttattgagAAACGACGACTAGTGATGTCAGGCGACTGTTATGAAAACTAAGAAAAATATATAAGTACTTTCAACGATATTTTTCTTTTTGGCACGAcctattttattatattttataaaatgaaTATAATAACTTCTATATCTAATTTCAAACGACGGTATCACAAATGTGATTTCACATATTACTTCCAACATCAAACAAACCGACTTCGTTTTGTAAAATGAATATCGCTTGTATAAttatttcaaatatcaaacgACGCGActtgtttataaaataaatatagtctTTATATTTATTCCAAAGATCAAATAACATGAAtctgttttcacaaaaataaatatagtttacaTATTTATTTCTAATATCAAACAGGGGGGGCAGGGGTTTGTCTTTAAtaggctagggtttgctattcagaagggggtagcggcgcagcttgttgctcgcttacctgcgTTATTGATGTAACTCGGCCAGTTCATATATATAATTTACCTAGCTATTGTCtaaaaaaaatatcaaacaaTAACGAATTCTTTTATAAAAGTAAACATAGTTTTATGTTTATTTCAAACATCGAGTGACTCGTAttcatttataaaaataaatgtaaatatatatttattttcaaacgcaAACAACTCGATGACACTgttgtaaaataaatataacttatatatttatttctaacgCCTAAACGGCATACGATATATAATACGAGTTTATGATATATTCTTTTCATAAAACATTCGTTACATACGACTTCTCGAGGCGACAGAGTTCAACTTAGTCATTTTCGTTAAATTAACAACTTACCGTTGAATCGTTCAgtcaacgattcggtagagctcggtgacacgtagtttagttaccgcttttatttagaaacttataagatattccgtgttaggaatattgtagaatgcacgctagcgagtctcatcttggaaacgacatcacgaagtcgtaattagctagctttgcacaaggcaattcaggtgagttcataatcTCACTTTttcactgttttacatttttctaaatgttttcggggtggaaagacatgcacattTTGCAAACCGTACAAGAATTACATATtcataaaccattttacaagcaagttttaacagagacaaatggtttacgaaaagcttatgttttataccggtttttcaaacaagcgtatttttcgaattatgcatacacacaaattctagttttctaaactacaggaaaatacaaatacaagagcttacaatgtttacaaaatgGTATGACggagtacaaaaacattcaagtgaaacattctagatcatgtcccgaatagggtaccataagcaccattaatcaacgtatacattcagaccgcggaacaaaatgttagatctaatgggtttcaggcaaccccactcttggcctacttctaccaatgagtgcttctgtgtctcagtcaaagttgacaaaaatgcctaggtttagtggcttcctatgtcgtgacacatgttagtggccttgcaaaccactagcgatctcaaACATCCGTAGTACTCAGTTACAGATACGTCttacaagttacattcaaacattcatacattctataagttacataccatgttttcattcaagttatcaaacattcaagtatttaaacattcaacaatataacaaaaaccggttattcaaaaagatttatttcaaatcttttacaaacaaactatgaactcgctcaactttatgttgactttttcgcatgtttctttctcaggttgcatttcaaagttaaggcacggttggaataggaggaccatgaagagtcgagtacttagtgggcgttcattttctagaagacttagattatttgcttccgctgtgcaatgaagataccagtccagtcacgccatgctCTGGTAATTTCGCGGTGTGACATCCGCAATGCAGGAGCTACGTACCAGCGCTTGATGAATACAGTCTTCGGGGAAGACATTGGTAAAACAGTAGAAGTTTATatggatgacctcgtcatcatgagccaAGATGAAGAGACCATGCTCGCAAACATTCAGCGCACATTCGATTCTTTGCGCAGCGTCAATCTAAAACTTAACCCAACAAAATGCTCCTTCGGAATGGAAGAGGGAAAGTTTTTGGGTTTCATAGTAACCAAAGACGGTTTTAAGGTCAACCCAGAGAAGGTACAAGCCATCCAGCTAATGCCGTTACTTGCAACAGtgaaagaaatgcaacgactCACGTGATGATTAGCAGCCTTGAACAGATTCTTGGCAAATCACGCTGTGAAGTCTTACCCGTTCATTAGCACGTTGTGCATTTGCGCTAAAAAAAGCCATTTTCAGTGGACACCAGAAGCGGAGATAGCCTTCAAGCAAATGAAGGAATGTCTAATCCAGTTACCAACATTGATAGCACCGCGAGAAAAGGAACCATTAATCTTATATCTGTCCGCAGCAGAAGTAGCGGTTGGCGCAGTATTAATGGTAGAAAGTGATGCCATCCAAACTccgatattgtcacacccccaaaatccacctgcggagtatcaccgcttgggagcgtgactgaccaggatcaagccaccaatcatattgaacatagcatataataattaaagtagttcataaagatccaactcaatacaattgatgttcaaaccatacgtagtttaagtagcggaaacataatatgaaaacccaatgtatgtaataagttcaagtgttataaagtttaacatggcatccacgatccatgctccacaacgacctgctcctccctgtgcaagctccaaatgtacctaaggtcctgcaagggcatgcagcagagagtcaacaactaggtgagcgagttcacagaaggtAAGTTCGAAATAGCAaaatcgtatgttcatttagtgggggcttcccacgtatgtatgtactaatagtgggggtttcccatgattatatttattactaatgggggcttcccatgtttatccttactagactattgtaaccatgagtgttcttcataacccgagatcaggaatacgtacaaggtcacgtaggttttacgtgagtgcccttccccgaggacagtggtatgtgtggggtttacgtaggttttacgtaagtgtccttccgacccggaagacagtagtaggtatgattttacgtaggttttacgtaagtgtcctcccgacccgggagacagtggtagatactagtttacgtaggttttacgtaagtgtcctgactaacctgaggacgatggtatatagtctagcaatagcataagtacgagtaattatccaattcaaatcttccaacccaattcccaacccgggaatcccatgccttggctgtgtgaactcaccttggtttgctcggtatgctaagtatgtgctcacgaATAATCAATCACTTCCTAAAGTATGCATGTATATTAAATCAGTTGCATGTCGTTTATGTGACGAAGTGTGTTTAAACAGTTATCACATATCACGTATGCAGTTTAGTCAAAATCGCACTATTTATGCTTGACAGGATTAACAGGTAATTAACATACTTCATACAGTTAACGCACTTAACAGCTTAACAGACAACAACGCTCAAACCCAACATATCAaacataaaagtcggacaaggatatcatgttcaaaactcggacaaggcatTATACTAAGCATGTAAAAAGTCGGACTATACCTAGCTCATGAAACCCGAACCCTTGTGTCAcgtataaaactcggacaacatccCCCCCTATAAAACTCGGATGATGCCTCCCCCCTTCAATGGTCGGACAGGGTTTCCCcctcacaaaagtcggacaggggGCTTCCCCCTTCCCCTTACAAACTCGGACTCATGCTTGACATGATCAAAAGTTCGGACTCTAGGGTCCttaataaaagtcggaccctaCCCATTACATTATAAAATTCGGACACACTAAATCAACAAAATTCGGACAAGAGCTCTCATCTTAAAGCTCGGACCCTATATGTatatcaaaactcggacccttatcacatatcaaaaagtcggaccattaTTAGCAAATAAAAAGGTCGGACCATGTTTCACCACAAAAGTCGGACTACCCTATCTTATTAAAAGGTTGGACTCTCTTGTTATATTAAAAAGTTCGGACTCAAAACCCTTGTCGCGCACAGAAACATAAAATGAACAATGTAACAGTTACGTATCGTTTATGcgatcaggaaaccctaattcattcATATGCATTGCAGTAATCTAATTATCAATCAGTAATTCTAACATAtcttgtatcttaacatcaggcaatgATTGCACACTAATCaaatcatttcacaataatcagaattcaatcaACACAGAACCATTACATGTAGGACTAGGGTTTTAGCacgaatcacataatcaaggattaataacaacaaacaatcattaaccaTTACCTTGGATTgcttctagatggattggtaatcaaacttgatgcaaaagaacttgtgaagccaagaatgatgagaagatggttgtaggagaggagaggagaatgtgaaagtacgtatgatgatctttgtgaatgattagggaggaggttagggttaagaatgattagaatttcactaattactctattcATCCCTAAATATCATTTCTTACATAAAACACCCATAACAATGTaattttacagtttcatcaccacattcaagtatttgtcaaatctttcacaagtaacacataaccatgcacaattacaatacactttatcgaatccaaaacatatacagttaccaagcaaaccaattgtgcaagtaaacaactaaacaaacagtgaacgtgcaataaatgcgaagaatgaaatcttggaaactcgagttgtcacagatatACTACATTAGTAAGATGCTAACTGGGCCAGAGACGCGCTACTCGATGATAGAAAAACTGGTCCTCGCGCTAGTACGTGCATCACGAAGACTACGCCGTTATTTCTCTGGCCATGTTATTACAGTTCTCACTAATTATCATCTAGGCCAAATTCTGTCCAAACCCGATGTTGCGGGGAGATTGGCCAAATGGGCCATCGAGTTGGGAGGATACAATATCCAATATAAACCTAGACCGGCAATTAAAGGGCAAGTATTAGCAGATTTCGCCACAGAAGTTCCCATAGATAAAGTACAGGAATGTGAGGCGATCCAAAACCCTATTCCAGTCTTCGACGATAGGGTTTGGACGTTGCACACAGATGGAGCTTCTAATGATGATGGTGCAGGCGCAGGCCTTCGACTAGTTATCCCAGATGATCACGAGCTTACATACGCAATACGCTTAGACTTCAAGAgtacaaacaacgaggcagaatatgaagcgtTTCTTGCAGGCCCCCGTCTGGCGCTTAAAATGGGAGCAAAAAACCTTGAGGCTCACGTCGATTCAAAGCTAGTGGTGGAACAAGTTAATGGTCATTACGACGCCAAGGGAGAAACCATGGCTTTATACCTGGAGCAAGCACGAATGCTTATCAGCCAGTTCCAAACATTTAAAATAGTTCGCATAAACATAAGTGAAAATAAACACGCAGACACGTTGAGCAAATTGGCTGCCACCAGCTTCAAGCATCTAGCAAAAGAGGTTCGCATTGAAGTATTATCCAATCCATCCGTCCCTCTAAAACAAGTAAACATCATCGAGGTCGGCAGCCCATCCTGGATGTCCCCAATCATCATGTACCTGCAGCATGGCAAACTTCCAGAAGGGAAAGCGGAAGCTAGGAAGATCCAGAATAAAGCGCTAAATTACGAAATGGCAGACGGTATTTTATACCGGAAATCATTTATGGGTCCACTCCTATGCTTTTTCGATAAAACAGATGCACAGTACTTAGTCAGAGAAATCCACAAAGGATTATGTGGGATCCACgccggaccacgcatggtagtggcaaAGATAATGAGCGAAGGCTACTATTAGCCATGAATGCATGTGGACGCGGTGGAATTATTGCGCAAATGCGCAGCATGCCAGCGACATGCGCCAAAAACCTTCCGTCCAAAAAATCCTCTAGTACCGGTCACCTCCGCCTGGCCTTTTCAACAGTGGGGTATCAACCTTGTCGGTCCCTTCCCTGACGCGCCAGGCGCAGTTAAATTCATTATTGTGGCAGTTGACTACGTCACTAAGTGGGTAGAAGCCAAGGCATTGGCGTCAACTACAGCGATGGTAATccgcaaatttatatgggaacatatcaTTTGTCGGTTCGGGTTGCCCTTGCACATTATTTCAGATAACGGCACAAATTTTGCCTCAGAAGACCTCCAGAAGTGGTTTAAAGAATTGAAGATCGAGCACAACTTTGCTTCGGTGGCGCACCCACAAGCAAATGGGCAGGTCGAaagtataaataaacaaatagTTGATGGCATCAAGGCAAGAATGGGGACGGCACGCAGAGGATGGGTAGATGAGCTCCCCAGCATCCCGTGGGCTTATCGCACCATGCCAAAAACTAGTATGGGGGAAACCCCATTTAGCCTGGTATACGGATCAGAGGCAGTAATACCAGCAGAAATAGGCCTCCCGTCGCCGCGCATGATTTCCATGGAAAAACAAAACAACGAAAAAGAACGAAGGATGGATCTAGACCTTCTCTAGGAAAGGCGCGAAAATGCGGCCATCGCGGAGGCAAGGTATAAGTCCAAACTTGAAAAatactacaacgcgcgcgtccgGATACGTACCTTCGTCCCAGGAGACTTCGTCCTGCGTGATAACGAAGCGTCCAACATGGAGAAGCCGGGCAAGTTAGCACctaaatgggaaggaccatacatTATCAACTAGGTCCTGGGCAAAGGGGCGTACACCCTAAAAAGAATTGACGGAACAACTGTTCCTTGCACCTGGAACGCGCAGCAGCTGCACAGGTGCTACATATAGCCAAGCTATTCAAAAAGCCAGACTTATACAGGCAATGTATTTTTTCCATTTCACTTTGTATTATTGGCCCCGCGCCCTATTAATGCAAAAATTATCTTTGCATGTTATTGTTTGTTACAAATTGCATATAATTCCTTTGGTACACGCGAAAACAATACGGTGAACATTGTACGCCTCATGAACGGTCTAAATAAGCACAACTCCGCGCACATTCTAGAcctacgttcacacatgagcacaataccattCTCATTCGCTCTACCAAAACAAAGTAATTATACACATGCAATATATTGTAATCCAAACACAACTTATAATTACCAAAACAAGTATGCACATCAGTGCACCAGAAAGTTACTAGTGCAACAAAACACTTTAACTAAGATTTACAAAACACAGCAGTGTATCAAAAAATAGTTACAAAATTAAACAAGCTACACACCAGGAAACATATCTAAAACACCCAATGGAGTATGTAGAACTTTACCATACTCTGAAAGAGGATGAGGACAGAGAATCAAAGGGTTAGCACCCTCCCCATCATCTTCAGCAGCAGCAGCTATGTTCCCACCAGTCGGAGCCTCGGCCAGAGGAGCAGCATAAGAACAACGGTGGCGCCGTTGGTACACAATGGAGCACCGGCCCCTCCAGTCAGCTGGAAATGCTTGACTAACAGCATGTGCTGATAACCTAGTAACCCCCCCCCCATTATTATCATCTGCAAGACAGGAGAGGGTTCCATTTCTTGAAGAATCAGGGAGAATTGCACCACGAATACATCCATTTCTGACGGTAAAGTCAGTCAACGTGTCGGAGAGAAGAAGCAGACCGTCAACGGCATCAAAGGTTTTCAGAATTTCGGAAATTCTCCGGCATCGCGGCTGTCGCCTAGTCCTCATTTTTCCCCAAATTAGAAAAAAATTCACACCCAATATGAATATATAGCCCAGCAAAGGTTAATGTCAGCATTGAAAGAAGGATTTTGATGATTAAGTGTCAAATCAGTTGCCTTAGAAAAGGGTAACTTTATAAAAATGTAATCGAGTTTGACAATTGTTCTAATTAAATAACTAAAACTTTTTTTGTCTCTCTAAAATCACTATAGTTATTTGATGTTCTAATACTATGTAATTATTAGGTTACCAGGTTACTAATATGATGTGTCAGGTTTCTTTGTTTTAATCTTTAgttaacaaaaataaataaatcatgtTTGTAGTTTTAAATGATTAGAAAATAATTCAACCATTTTTTCTTCTTTATTCCTCTTCTTTATTTCCTGTACTCAAATCCAAAACGATACATCCTTCTTTCTGATGTAATGATTAACTCAATTAGATGCACGCAAACATAGACAAACATGCATACATTAGTTATAGGGAATCACTTTAGTATCTCAGTTGCGAAAGTGAACAGATCTGGAAATTGAATGTCGCTGGAAAATCACAGAACGGTGGTTGGAGGTTTTTGTGGTGCTACTGGTTGTTGGCGCCCGGCGGAGATGATACGCGATGGAGATGTAGACTAGTAGTGTCAGTTATATAATACGGTGTCATATTTGTTCGCCGGAGTATCTATTTTCTTGTCAGAACATTGAAAGAAAACAGAGTAGAGAGAGAAGTGAGAGAGGGTTGAAATGGATGTTGCAGACAAATTTgaagtggtgatggtggtgggcggTCGTCGCATGATTGCTTGCAGGTGGTTTGCAGGCGGAGCAGCGGGTAGTGTGCAGATGTCTTTTAGGTCAAAACTGCAGAGATACATAAACATTATATTCTATCTTTTTAATGTAAATCTTTTAGTATCATTATGATTTTGGTTGTTCATATATTTAGTCCACGTTGAAggttataacaataataataaattagatatgtaaatatatattattattatccCTAATTTCTAGATATAtcaaaaagaaataaaaaaataacagaAACAAAAGTTAACCTGATGACCCGGTAATTACACACTATTAAAACACTAATTTAAAGTTTAGTTACTTTAAAGAGACGAAAAAAGTTTGAATGACATAATTGAAACAGTTGATAAACTTGGTTACATTTCTATGACATTTTCCCTAGAAACAGCGCTGCCACTTCAAACGTCACATCGCATTAAAAACTCTCTAACAGAGTCCACACACATTCCCAGAACTACAGTTCAGTTAGAAGACGAAGAGGCAATGCAA from Helianthus annuus cultivar XRQ/B chromosome 7, HanXRQr2.0-SUNRISE, whole genome shotgun sequence includes the following:
- the LOC110866643 gene encoding uncharacterized protein LOC110866643: MLTGPETRYSMIEKLVLALVRASRRLRRYFSGHVITVLTNYHLGQILSKPDVAGRLAKWAIELGGYNIQYKPRPAIKGQVLADFATEVPIDKVQECEAIQNPIPVFDDRVWTLHTDGASNDDGAGAGLRLVIPDDHELTYAIRLDFKSTNNEAEYEAFLAGPRLALKMGAKNLEAHVDSKLVVEQVNGHYDAKGETMALYLEQARMLISQFQTFKIVRINISENKHADTLSKLAATSFKHLAKEVRIEVLSNPSVPLKQVNIIEVGSPSWMSPIIMYLQHGKLPEGKAEARKIQNKALNYEMADGILYRKSFMGPLLCFFDKTDAQYLVREIHKGLCGIHAGPRMVVAKIMSEGYY